One window of the Cryptococcus gattii WM276 chromosome E, complete sequence genome contains the following:
- a CDS encoding Proline dehydrogenase, putative (Similar to TIGR gene model, INSD accession AAW43872.1~This gene has duplicated and diverged from the downstream gene 6430C.): MRPSRVVSPFKQPFIFKHRPAWIPSPGIGYNCNVYTTTASSSSSGSGSESGSSSGSSPRRRYLYPLALLPAGFLLIPTPSAEAKPSSGDGFSSLQTASTAQLFRTWLVYSLISFPGVVDYSPKILTILMKSPLRLPTEWFVRNTFYDQFVPGETVEDCIPSLKAMRARGIGAMLNYSAEVDESQLQDDNINGKEARHQRLRERRLEQVMIALEKSGEYERSLPAEQRGATGFALKVTGIVEPNVLERASYTLLRLRSMAKSGSTSAPNTPYFVPYPGTPESRDRQVVARTQDLSLGDPRELLVLKGKWDDMGVLENDPGLKEYDLEVLSDLWYKLRKIGEKAKENGVSLIIDAEHTWYQPALDAYTLLLSEEFNKPLKSKSEKWNGPLIYGTYQSYLCRQPTHLTHAIQHAEANGYALGLKLVRGAYYLQERKKWLNEGRLGAGPIWPNKSATDASYDGSISIILTTLSAQIKSSHPEQALSVIFGTHNSESCNAICDDLLKNGLAEKGPSGLMRLKKDARGKVRIAQLYGMKDDLTDRNAARFVNDGQPVAFKYIAYGRLEEVMSFLGRRAFENKSLMSGDHGAAAERKRITQELRRRYLSKPTSIVPARAI; encoded by the exons ATGCGTCCCTCCCGGGTCGTCAGTCCATTTAAACAACCTTTCATATTTAAACACAGACCAGCTTGGATACCTTCACCTGGGATTGGTTATAATTGTAATGTATATACGACAactgcttcttcctcttcctctggCTCTGGCTCTGAATCCGGCTCTAGCTCTGGTTCTAGTCCACGTCGTCGTTATCTCTATCCTCTGGCGCTACTCCCAGCAGGTTTTCTCCTTATCCCCACACCCTCAGCTGAAGCCAAACCATCTTCTGGGGATGGCTTCTCTTCACTCCAAACCGCATCTACAGCTCAGCTTTTCCGAACATGGCTAGTCTACTCACTCATTTCCTTCCCGGGCGTCGTCGACTACTCCCCAAAGATCTTAACTATCCTCATGAAGTCTCCCTTGCGCCTACCTACAGAATGGTTCGTCCGCAACACCTTTTACGATCAATTTGTCCCTGGTGAGACTGTGGAAGACTGCATTCCGTCTTTGAAAGCCATGCGTGCTAGAGGGATAGGGGCAATGTTGAACTACTCAGCTGAAGTTGATGAATCTCAGTTACAGGACGATAATATTAATGGAAAGGAGGCTAGGCACCAGAGATTAAGGGAGCGCAGGCTAGAACAGGTCATGATTGCATTAGAAAAGAGTGGAGAATACGAAAGAAGTTTACCTGCCGAACAAAGAGGTGCCACCGGTTTCGCTCTTAAGGTT ACCGGTATCGTTGAGCCCAACGTCCTTGAGCGGGCCTCTTATACTTTACTTCGTTTACGATCTATGGCTAAATCCGGCTCCACTAGCGCCCCAAATACCCCTTACTTTGTACCTTATCCCGGTACCCCCGAATCTCGCGATCGACAAGTCGTTGCTCGTACACAAGATCTCAGTTTGGGCGATCCCAGAGAACTACTCGTTTTAAAGGGCAAATGGGATGATATGGGAGTACTGGAGAATGATCCAGGGCTGAAAGAATATGATCTCGAAGTGCTTAGCGACCTTTGGTACAAATTGAGGAAGATTGGGGAAAAAGCTAAAGAGAATGG CGTTTCCCTCATTATTGATGCCGAGCATACATGGTACCAACCAGCCTTGGACGCCTACACTCTTCTCTTATCTGAAGAATTCAATAAACCTCTAAAGTCAAAGAGCGAGAAATGGAATGGCCCTCTTATCTA CGGGACCTACCAATCATACCTATGTCGTCAACCAACCCACCTTACGCACGCCATCCAACACGCCGAGGCCAACGGCTATGCTCTTGGTCTCAAACTCGTCCGCGGTGCCTATTACCTCCAAGAACGCAAGAAATGGCTTAATGAAGGTCGTCTCGGTGCCGGTCCAATTTGGCCCAACAAGTCTGCCACCGATGCCTCTTACGACGGCTCCATCTCTATCATCCTAACTACCCTTTCTGCTCAAATCAAGTCTTCTCACCCTGAACAAGCGCTAAGCGTCATTTTCGGTACTCACAACTCCGAATCTTGCAATGCCATTTGTGATGATCTGCTGAAAAACGGTTTGGCTGAAAAAGGGCCAAGTGGGTTGATGAGGCTGAAAAAGGATGCGAGAGGTAAAGTCAGGATAGCGCAGTTGTATGGCATGAAGGACGATCTTACAGATCGTAACGCTGCTAGATTCGTTAACGACGGTCAGCCCGTCGCTTTCAAGTACATCGCCTATGGCAGGCTCGAGGAAGTCATGTCTTTTCTCGGTAGGAGAGCCTTTGAGAACAAGAGTTTGATGAGTGGAGACCACGGAGCGGCTGCtgaaaggaaaagaatTACTCAGGAGCTGCGAAGGAGGTATTTAAGCAAACCTACTTCTATCGTTCCCGCTCGCGCAATTTAG
- a CDS encoding Proline dehydrogenase, putative (Similar to TIGR gene model, INSD accession AAW43872.1~This gene has duplicated and diverged from the upstream gene 6420C.), giving the protein MSAIRPIMRPFPVATPFRQPSSFRQLRLTWASSPNVGSSRGLTTKPPLSSGSGSSSRRRLLYPLALLPIGLLLIPALSADSEPAAIPVPTSLSASTTSELLRTWFVYATISMPGVVDYSPAVLDFFVNSPLRSPTEWFVRHTFFGQFVAGETVEGCMPTLKALRERNVGAMLNYSAEVHDSQLNDDSPAKEERDRMEREKKFETIITALEAAGEYERSLPFDQRGVTGFALKITGLIDANILERASYTLLRLRPLAKSNSPTIPNTSLFVPYPGTPETLDQQVVARIPELKLGDGKELLALKGKWDEMGVLEKDPGLQEGDLEELRQLWYKLLKIGQKAKENNIILYVDAEHTWYQPALDAYTLLLSQEFNRPPTSKGKIWTGPLIYGTYQSYLCRQPTHLIRAIQHAEANGYALGVKLVRGAYFEQERKKWSDDGRIGADPIWPSKAATDVSYNGSISVIMTTLASQLKSPHPELALSVAFGTHNPESCDLICENLLKNDLAKEVGETKMLRLRQDVRGKIRIAQLLGMKDDLTDRMASKFVNDGKPVALKYMAYGKLSEVMPYLGRRAIENKSLMSGDQGAAAEMGRVAAELKRRLFGGYV; this is encoded by the exons ATGTCAGCAATCCGACCGATCATGAGACCCTTCCCAGTGGCAACTCCTTTTCGACAACCCTCTAGCTTCCGTCAGCTTCGGCTTACATGGGCTTCGTCCCCTAATGTTGGTAGCAGCCGTGGCCTCACTACCAAgcctcctctctcctctGGCTCTGGCTCCAGCTCTCGCCGCCGACTCCTTTACCCCCTTGCTCTCCTTCCTATTGGCTTGCTCTTGATTCCTGCCCTCTCTGCCGACTCTGAGCCTGCTGCCATTCCGGTGCCCACCTCTCTCTCCGCTTCTACTACCTCCGAGCTTCTCCGAACTTGGTTTGTCTACGCCACCATCTCTATGCCTGGCGTTGTTGACTACTCCCCTGCCGTTCTCGACTTCTTCGTCAACTCTCCTTTACGCTCCCCCACCGAGTGGTTTGTCCGACACACTTTTTTTGGCCAGTTTGTTGCTGGTGAGACCGTAGAGGGATGTATGCCTACTTTGAAGGCGCTCAGAGAGAGGAATGTCGGTGCTATGTTGAACTACTCTGCCGAAGTGCATGATTCTCAGTTGAACGACGATAGTCCTGCgaaggaggaaagggacaggatggagagggaaaagaagttTGAGACTATCATAACTGCTTTGGAGGCTGCTGGAGAGTATGAGAGGAGCTTGCCCTTTGACCAGAGAGGCGTTACTGGTTTCGCTCTTAAGATC ACTGGTCTTATTGACGCCAACATTCTCGAAAGAGCTTCTTACACCCTTCTCCGATTACGTCCTCTTGCCAAGTCTAACTCCCCCACCATCCCCAACacttcccttttcgttcCTTACCCTGGTACCCCCGAAACCCTCGACCAGCAGGTCGTTGCCCGTATTCCCGAGCTCAAACTAGGCGATGGCAAGGAGCTCCTTGCTTTGAAGGGCAAGTGGGATGAAATGGGCGTTTTGGAAAAAGATCCTGGATTGCAAGAGGGTGATCTTGAGGAGCTTAGACAGCTCTGGTACAAGTTGCTGAAGATCGGTCAGAAGGCTAAGGAGAATAA CATCATTCTTTATGTTGACGCTGAGCACACCTGGTATCAGCCCGCTTTGGACGCTTAcacccttctcctttctcaAGAATTCAATCGACCTCCCACTTCCAAGGGGAAGATCTGGACTGGTCCTCTAATTTA TGGTACTTACCAGTCCTACCTCTGCCGTCAACCCACTCACCTTATTCGCGCCATACAACATGCGGAAGCGAATGGCTACGCCCTCGGTGTCAAGCTCGTCCGTGGTGCCTATTTTGAGCAAGAACGCAAAAAATGGTCCGACGATGGCCGCATCGGCGCCGATCCCATCTGGCCCAGCAAAGCTGCTACTGATGTTTCGTACAATGGCTCCATCTCCGTCATCATGACCACCCTCGCCTCCCAACTTAAGTCTCCTCACCCGGAACTCGCTTTAAGCGTTGCGTTCGGTACCCACAATCCCGAGTCTTGCGATCTCATCTGCGAGAACTTGCTCAAGAATGATCTTGCAAAGGAAGTAGGGGAGACCAAGATGCTGAGATTGAGACAGGACGTGCGAGGCAAGATTAGGATCGCGCAACTGTTGGGTATGAAGGACGACCTCACAGACCGCATGGCTAGCAAGTTCGTCAATGACGGAAAACCTGTTGCTTTGAAGTACATGGCATACGGTAAGCTTTCCGAGGTTATGCCCTACCTTGGTAGGCGAGCGATTGAGAATAAGAGTTTGATGAGCGGTGATCAGGGTGCAGCGGCAGAGATGGGGCGAGTGGCGGCTGAGTTAAAGAGGAGGCTCTTTGGTGGTTATGTTTAA